A window from Saccharomyces eubayanus strain FM1318 chromosome XIV, whole genome shotgun sequence encodes these proteins:
- a CDS encoding epoxide hydrolase — protein MSNITPTFHKTQTQDGVKVWYREAGERGNPIIVLLHGFPTSSNMFRNLIPLLARHFHVIAPDLPGFGFSETPDDYDFSFDALSDTIGYLLDTLSIDRYFIYIFDYGSPVGFRLALKNPSKIRGVITQNGNAYEEGLDDRFWGPLKEYWKSYQSDPKFVKALSSYIQDPANVISQYHGGVANTESVDPAAYTLDIALIQRVGQTDIQLKLFFDYQKNVKLYPEFQRFLRDSNIPVLVAWGRNDTIFSVSGAEAYRKDVKNLKIVYYDTGHFALETHVVNIAKQIISVFGEKA, from the coding sequence ATGTCGAATATTACTCCAACATTCCACAAGACTCAAACTCAAGACGGTGTGAAGGTCTGGTACCGTGAGGCAGGTGAAAGAGGGAACCCCATAATTGTTTTACTACATGGGTTCCCCACATCTTCTAACATGTTCAGAAACCTCATTCCTTTATTGGCTAGACACTTCCATGTCATTGCCCCAGATTTGCCCGGGTTTGGCTTCTCAGAGACACCGGATGACTACGACTTCAGTTTTGACGCGTTAAGTGACACAATTGGATATTTGCTTGACACTTTGAGTATCGATAGGTactttatttatatatttgatTATGGTTCTCCGGTAGGCTTCCGGTTAGCCTTGAAAAATCCTTCCAAAATTAGAGGGGTTATCACTCAAAATGGCAATGCTTACGAAGAGGGTCTTGACGACCGCTTTTGGGGTCCTTTGAAGGAGTATTGGAAGTCATATCAAAGTGACCCGAAATTTGTCAAAGCTCTCTCTTCATACATCCAGGATCCTGCCAATGTCATCTCTCAGTACCATGGCGGAGTTGCGAATACTGAGTCTGTTGATCCTGCTGCTTATACGCTGGACATTGCGCTCATTCAGCGTGTAGGTCAAACTGACATTCAATTGAAGTTGTTCTTTGattaccaaaaaaatgtcaagTTGTATCCCGAATTTCAACGGTTTCTAAGAGATTCGAACATTCCCGTTCTAGTTGCTTGGGGTCGAAATGACACCATCTTTAGTGTTTCCGGCGCTGAAGCCTACCGGAAAGATGtcaaaaatttaaagattGTTTACTATGATACCGGCCATTTTGCTCTTGAGACTCACGTAGTTAATATTGCTAAGCAAATTATCAGCGTCTTTGGAGAGAAGGCTTGA
- the DSE4 gene encoding endo-1,3(4)-beta-glucanase yields the protein MQVYLSLILLLRLVESSYISFIADNADNVLEADVIETLSYATVTVGEPYVAQSKVITRVSASPQSSLTIPSHNKAVTSTNTPQSGIDSTIGTTVQSLSWLSNYESKLSQTFTIDSGSNLIATGSSTNPIATLETTGSGRDYIATGSGTNSIDTSETIGFAGDFTTSSGVASNVSSVSPTGKIATLLSQTGTTSTSTLFSSYSLVTGTKLNGTYLTSISVGTNNPLVTQIPSYSSQETEIITSSLTSNKTIYTVTISTNTATAANGTTSGIDSTQLSPTPLYPSNSTQISLHPTSSSTNSSSKVNPLRSSNSTQVLFSSLSSSTVSPLYPSNSTQSLHSQSSSSTESPFPSFSSSTLATVYLSSSSALETVQSSSPSSPASIYSSSSSTQTNTHTSSSSTSLSSIITTTKNPATTTIVNLFNAVSTNEPPTVFERAANPMSLADGVSNSGPIQTNKFYTNLIVGSQESAAFVYPYSLWKYTSSNNYGFAVQHTTVDQYTFGNYDSSGNSEYLINPLGIAQVVLSASDFDSSMTMEVDEMTFSSTRVLLSESNDSSNYLEIPLVQGMGFATGIYHGSLTAKIGSSIGFNTFVSESSSNLAQGVLKYRIKLLNDVTWLCYVIGPDDLTSSDFSLQVTSENEIEANTSVDGLIIQLAVAPSETDYEVYYDQAAGMYVTDFQVRGVSDGSSATYEFSYTTQGESASACTMIFALPHHESSLSDIMQNSYTGIQLLSTTKGLMKGYLTTALQFSASLNKQVSWLPWSSQLGTTPLEYSAEQLQLLAEVANTELQVSISESISGLNTYYLGKVIDKYSYILLTVSEIIQDEATTKSTLENIKAAFDILLQNEQLYPLVYDTKFNGLVSSGDWASTSTQYDFGNTYYNDHHFHYGYIIHAAAVIGYVDSKFGGTWATDNKDWVNSLVRDVANPSDKDQYFAQSRMFDWFNGHSWAAGLFENGNGKNEESSSEDYNFAYAMKLWGATIGDISMELRGDLMISIMKDSMNDYFYYQDDNTVEPEEIIGNKVSGILFDNIIDYTTYFGTNTEYIHGIHMLPITPVSSNIRSESFVSEEWQTKISPIIASLESGWAGILRLNQALFDPVDSYTFFSDSDFDSATYLDNGMSRTWALAFSGGLANSIA from the coding sequence ATGCAGGTATATCTGTCACTTATTCTTTTGCTACGTTTGGTGGAAAGCTCGTATATAAGTTTCATAGCGGATAATGCCGACAATGTACTAGAAGCCGATGTGATTGAGACTTTATCATATGCAACAGTAACGGTGGGTGAGCCTTATGTTGCACAATCCAAAGTTATAACAAGAGTATCAGCATCTCCACAAAGCTCACTAACAATCCCATCGCATAATAAAGCAGTTACTTCTACAAATACACCACAAAGTGGTATTGATTCTACTATAGGTACAACGGTTCAAAGCTTATCGTGGCTATCGAACTATGAAAGCAAACTTTCTCAAACTTTTACTATAGATTCTGGTAGCAATCTTATTGCAACTGGGTCGAGCACAAATCCAATTGCTACCTTAGAAACTACAGGCTCTGGTAGAGATTATATTGCAACTGGATCGGGTACAAACTCAATTGATACCTCCGAAACCATCGGCTTTGCAGGTGATTTTACTACAAGTTCAGGTGTAGCTTCAAATGTTTCCAGTGTATCGCCAACGGGTAAAATTGCCACATTATTATCTCAAACTGGTACAACCTCAACCTCGACgctattttcttcttattcaCTTGTTACAGGGACGAAGTTAAATGGTACTTACTTGACATCTATTTCAGTGGGTACGAATAATCCATTGGTAACACAAATCCCTTCCTATTCATCCCAAGAAACGGAAATCATTACTTCCTCACTGAcatcaaataaaacaataTACACAGTCACTATTAGCACAAATACAGCTACAGCGGCTAATGGGACAACATCCGGTATAGATTCGACTCAACTTTCCCCCACTCCTCTTTACCCATCAAATTCCACACAAATTTCTCTACATCCAACGTCgtcttcaacaaattcgTCTTCGAAAGTAAATCCTCTACGCTCATCTAATTCTACTCAAGTTTTGTTctcttcattatcttcttcgACTGTAAGTCCCCTTTATCCCTCAAATTCGACACAAAGCTTGCATTCTCaatcatcatcttcgaCAGAAAGTCCCTTTCCCTCATTTTCGTCTTCGACGCTAGCAACTGTTTATTTGTCGTCTTCGTCTGCGCTAGAAACTGTTCAATCATCTTCGCCTTCGTCGCCAGCAAGCATTTActcatcatcgtcttcgACACAAACAAATACTCAcacatcttcttcgtcaacTTCATTAAGCAGTATCATCACCACTACGAAGAACCCTGCAACTACGACTATTGTGAACCTTTTCAATGCTGTTTCAACGAATGAACCACCTACCGTTTTTGAGAGGGCTGCAAATCCTATGTCGTTGGCCGATGGAGTTTCAAACAGCGGGCCTattcaaacaaacaaattttATACAAATTTGATCGTTGGTAGTCAGGAATCCGCTGCATTTGTTTATCCTTACTCGTTATGGAAGTATACATCCTCTAATAACTATGGTTTCGCCGTTCAACATACAACTGTTGACCAATATACCTTCGGTAATTACGACAGTTCCGGTAACTCGGAATACTTGATAAATCCCTTAGGAATTGCGCAGGTTGTTCTCTCTGCTTCCGATTTTGATTCAAGTATGACAATGGAAGTAGACGAaatgactttttcttcaacaagaGTTCTTCTGTCGGAGTCTAATGATTCGTCAAATTATCTGGAAATTCCTCTGGTTCAAGGTATGGGGTTTGCGACCGGTATATATCACGGCTCTCTGACTGCCAAAATTGGCTCTAGTATTGGCTTCAATACCTTTGTTTCTGAATCATCCAGCAATTTAGCCCAAGGAGTTTTGAAATATCGTATCAAGCTCTTAAATGATGTCACTTGGTTATGCTACGTTATAGGGCCTGACGATTTAACTTCTTCTGATTTCTCCTTGCAGGTGACATCAGagaatgaaattgaagcTAACACGAGTGTAGATGGTCTAATCATTCAACTGGCGGTTGCCCCTTCTGAAACAGACTATGAGGTTTATTACGATCAAGCGGCAGGTATGTACGTCACTGATTTCCAAGTCCGTGGTGTTTCAGATGGCTCTTCTGCTACCTATGAATTCTCATATACCACTCAAGGTGAGTCAGCTTCAGCATGCACAATGATTTTTGCTTTGCCCCACCATGAATCTTCTTTAAGTGACATAATGCAAAACTCCTACACTGGTATTCAACTTCTTTCAACAACTAAGGGACTAATGAAGGGTTACTTAACTACAGCCTTACAATTTTCAGCATCCTTAAACAAACAAGTATCGTGGCTACCATGGTCCTCTCAACTTGGCACCACTCCATTAGAGTACTCTGCAGAGCAATTGCAACTGCTAGCTGAAGTCGCTAATACTGAACTTCAAGTCAGTATTTCAGAAAGTATAAGTGGTTTGAACACCTATTATCTGGGTAAAGTGATTGACAAATACtcttatattcttttaacAGTGTCTGAAATTATTCAAGATGAAGCTACCACCAAAAGTACTCTAGAAAACATTAAAGCGgcttttgatattttgctACAAAATGAACAATTATATCCCCTAGTTTATGACACAAAATTCAATGGTTTAGTCAGCTCAGGAGACTGGGCGTCGACTAGCACACAATACGATTTTGGTAATACCTATTACAATgatcatcattttcattatgGTTATATTATTCATGCAGCTGCTGTAATCGGTTATGTTGATTCTAAATTTGGCGGCACTTGGGCCACTGATAATAAAGATTGGGTCAATTCCTTGGTTAGAGATGTTGCAAATCCATCAGATAAAGACCAATACTTTGCACAGTCGAGAATGTTTGACTGGTTTAATGGGCATTCTTGGGCAGCTGgactatttgaaaatggaaacGGTAAGAACGAAGAAAGTAGTAGCGAAGACTACAATTTTGCTTATGCTATGAAATTGTGGGGAGCAACTATCGGTGATATTTCGATGGAATTGAGAGGTGATTTAATGATTAGTATAATGAAGGACTCGATGAACGATTACTTCTATTATCAAGACGATAATACAGTCGAACCCGAAGAAATCATCGGGAATAAAGTGAGTGGTATTTTGTTTGACAATATTATTGATTATACCACTTATTTTGGAACAAACACAGAATATATTCACGGTATCCATATGTTACCAATCACACCAGTTTCTTCCAATATTCGTTCAGAATCCTTTGTCAGTGAAGAATGGCAAACGAAAATATCGCCAATTATCGCATCGCTAGAAAGCGGCTGGGCAGGTATACTGAGATTAAATCAAGCACTGTTTGACCCAGTCGATTCTTATACATTTTTCAGCGATTCGGACTTTGATTCAGCCACATATCTGGATAATGGAATGAGTCGCACATGGGCATTAGCATTTTCGGGTGGACTGGCAAACTCTATCGCTTAG